Proteins encoded within one genomic window of Lampris incognitus isolate fLamInc1 chromosome 1, fLamInc1.hap2, whole genome shotgun sequence:
- the pole gene encoding DNA polymerase epsilon catalytic subunit A, producing MVLQNSGSYRADRGQGDQESQQDDGSSMSALRRLERSQFTDEMDARFGFERMKEPGEKTGWLINMHPTEILDDDKRLISAVDYYFIQEDGSRFKVALPFKPYFYIATKKNCEREVISFLSKKFQGKVAKLEILPKEDLDLPNHLVGLKRNYIKLSFNTVDDLIKVKREISPAVRKNREREQSNDIYTAMLSSALSGGNVMTADEDGMSKKISDQLDNIVDMREYDVPYHVRLSIDLKIHVAHWYNIRYRSSAYPPEIVRRDDLVERPDPVVLAFDIETTKLPLKFPDAETDQIMMISYMIDGQGFLITNREIVSEDIEDFEFTPKPEYEGPFTVFNEADEAALIQRWFDHVQETKPNIFVTYNGDFFDWPFVETRATHHGLNMHKEIGFQKDSQGEYKSSQAIHMDCLRWVKRDSYLPVGSHNLKAAAKAKLSYDPVELDPEEMCRMATEEPQTLATYSVSDAVATYYLYMKYVHPFIFALCTIIPMEPDEVLRKGSGTLCEALLMVQAFHANIIFPNKQEQVFNKLTDDGHVLDSETYVGGHVEALESGVFRSDIPCRFKMNPAAFDLLLQRVEKTMRHAVEEEEKVPLEQVTNFNEVCDEIKKKLISLKEVPNRIECPLIYHLDVGAMYPNIILTNRLQPSAMVDEATCAACDFNKPGATCQRRMAWQWRGEIMPASRSEFHRIQQQLESEKFPPLFPNGPPRAFHTLTREEQAKHEKKRLADYCKKAYKKIHLTRLEKRVTTVCQRENSFYVDTVRAFRDRRYEFKGLHKVWKKKLAAAQDCGDAAEVKRCKNMEILYDSLQLAHKCILNSFYGYVMRKGARWYSMEMAGIVCYTGANIITQARELIEQIGRPLELDTDGIWCVLPNTFPENFVVKTSNEKKPKVTISYPGAMLNIMVKEGFTNDQYQELVDPASLTYETRSENSIFFEVDGPYLAMILPASKEEGKKLKKRYAVFNEDGSLAELKGFEVKRRGELQLIKIFQSSVFEAFLKGTTLEEVYASVAKVADYWLDVLYSKAANMPDAELFELISENRSMSRKLEDYGEQKSTSISTAKRLAEFLGDQMVKDAGLSCRYVISRKPEGSPVTERAIPLAIFQAEPSVKKHFLRKWLKMPTLSDLDIRTILDWSYYIERLGSAIQKIITIPAALQQVKNPVPRVRHPDWLHKKLLEKNDIYKQKKISELFISEGKRQVAHQTLEPGEAADMEDFGMQARPLQPAILISTKRKRVSQGEDSQVESQDLELIQSWREILGPPPPMGATREERLVWLRYHKKKWELQLKQRKEKKKKRKLLDGEAQPVGGGVIRDGPTSGLGNFLRRTARSILDMPWQIVQIAETGHPGLYKLWAVIGNDLHCMKLSIPRVFYVNQKVPKQEDGAIYKKVNRMLPRSNMVYYLYEYSVSEDMYQEHINEINADLSAPDIEGVYETQVPLLFRALVQLGCMCMVNKQVVRDLGGREADTFDLEHLEMRSLAQFSYLEPGSVRHIYLYHHSQGQKALFGLFIPSQRKASVFVLDTVRSNQMPNLSTLYGAERTALLEKTTEELLPPEKHNFDVRAENDIKPIHRALQRILLNYKGERRGPTLIAVQSNWELRRLAAGMPLLEEFPVVPVHVVDEISYNVLDWQRHGARRMIRHYLNLDSCLSQAFDMARYYHLPVGNLPQDVSIFGSDLFLARHLRKHNHLLWLSPTARPDLGGKEADDSRLVMEGDERASMEINSQGCYSTVCVELDLQSLAVNTILQSQHVNDMEGGASLGVSFDVIQQASLEDMMSGNQGASALASYDETALCSNTFRILKSMVVGWVREITQFHNVYADNQVMHFYRWLRSPSSLLYDPALHRTLHNMMKKVFLQLVAEFKRLGSTVVYGNFNRIILCTKKRRIVDAIGYVEYITNSIHSREIFHSLSISFSRCWEFLLWMDPSNYGGVKGKLPSSLLYGEDRTSQNIKKRNNDEEEGSDDEEEEQAAGEEDDGDREIDEVEELIESNWNIMQYLPQTASCQKYFLMIVSAYIAAIYHSMKEELRRNAPGATPVKRRGGSQASQQAAEDLSTLPGMISFSQEYVSNELTQNIFTITQKIQKKVTGTRSVSQQSDMFPALPGSHLPLNNPALEFIKYVCQVLSLDTNILNQVNKLKRDLLRLVDVGEFSDEAQFCDPCNSYILPEVICHHCNFCRDLDLCKDPTMAQDGSVLPQWFCSNCQAQYETESIEMALVDALQKKLMSFTLQDLVCTKCKGVKAANMPLYCDCAGNFDLTFSTKSFSEQINVFKNIASHYNMSFLGETIDWLLVMNPQISSTAH from the exons ATGGTTCTGCAAAACAGCGGAAGTTATAGAGCGGACCGGGGACAAGGTGATCAGGAGAGTCAACA GGATGACGGGTCCTCCATGTCGGCCCTCAGGAGGCTGGAGCGCAGTCAGTTTACCGACGAGATGGACGCCCGTTTCGGTTTTGAGCGGATGAAGGAACCGGGAGAGAAGACCGGCTGGCTCATCAACATGCACCCT ACAGAGATCCTGGATGATGATAAAAGACTGATCAGTGCCGTGGATTATTATTTCATCCAGGAAGATGGCAGCCGATTCAAG gTTGCTCTCCCCTTTAAGCCCTATTTTTACATAGCTACTAAAAAG AACTGTGAAAGAGAAGTCATCTCATTCCTGTCCAAGAAGTTTCAaggaaaggtggcaaaacttGAAATTCTCCCTAAGGAGGATCTAGATCTG CCTAACCACCTAGTTGGACTGAAGAGAAATTATATCAAGCTATCATTCAACACTGTGGATGACCTCATCAAGGTCAAGCGTGAGATCTCTCCAGCTGTGCGCaagaacagagagcgagagcaatcCAATGACATTTACACCGCAATGCTGTCAAG CGCCTTGTCAGGTGGAAACGTGATGACAGCAGATGAGGATGGGATGTCAAAGAAAATTTCTGACCAGTTAGACAACATAGTGGATATGAGAGAGTATGATGTGCCCTATCATGTGCGCCTTTCCATCGACCTCAAGATCCATGTG GCACACTGGTACAATATTCGATACAGAAGCAGTGCTTACCCACCAGAGATTGTACGGAGAGATGATCTCGTGGAACGCCCA GACCCAGTTGTTTTGGCTTTTGATATAGAAACCACCAAGCTTCCTCTGAAATTCCCAGATGCAGAGACAGATCAGATTATGATGATCTCGTACATGATTGATGGACAA GGCTTCTTAATTACAAACAGAGAGATTGTCTCTGAGGACATTGAGGATTTCGAGTTTACCCCCAAGCCAGAATATGAAGGACCTTTCACCGTTTTCAATGAAGCTGATGAG GCAGCCCTCATACAGAGATGGTTTGATCACGTTCAAGAGACCAAACCAAACATCTTTGTAACCTACAATGGAGATTTCTTTGATTG GCCTTTTGTGGAAACTAGAGCCACCCACCATGGATTGAATATGCACAAAGAGATTGGCTTCCAGAAAGATAGCCAGGGAGAGTACAAGTCCAGTCAGGCTATCCATATGGACTGCCTAAG GTGGGTAAAAAGAGACAGCTACCTGCCAGTGGGCAGCCATAACCTAAAGGCAGCAGCTAAGGCCAAGCTGAGCTATGACCCTGTAGAGCTAGACCCTGAAGAGATGTGCCGCATGGCTACAGAGGAACCACAG ACTTTAGCCACCTACTCTGTGTCAGATGCCGTGGCCACATATTATCTCTATATGAAATACGTCCACCCCTTCATCTTTGCTCTCTGCACCATCATCCCTATGGAGCCTGATGAG GTACTGCGTAAGGGTTCTGGAACTCTCTGCGAGGCCTTGCTCATGGTGCAGGCCTTCCACGCTAACATCATCTTCCCCAACAAGCAGGAGCAGGTCTTCAACAAGCTGACAGATGATGGCCACGTCTTAGACTCTGAGACCTATGTGGGAGGCCATGTAGAAGCCCTGGAGTCAGGTGTATTTCGCAGTGACATCCCCTGCCGTTTCAAAATG AACCCAGCAGCATTTGACTTGCTGCTTCAAAGAGTTGAGAAAACAATGCGTCATGCTGTTGAGGAAGAAGAGAAGGTCCCTTTGGAGCAGGTCACCAACTTTAATGAG GTCTGTGACGAGATCAAAAAGAAGCTGATCTCCCTGAAAGAAGTTCCTAACAGGATAGAATGCCCTCTCATTTACCATCTGGATGTCGGGGCTATGTACCCTAATATCATCCTCACCAATCGCTTGCAG CCATCCGCTATGGTTGATGAGGCTACTTGTGCTGCCTGTGACTTCAACAAGCCTGGTGCCACTTGCCAGAGAAGGATGGCATGGCAGTGGAGAGGGGAAATCA TGCCTGCAAGCCGCAGTGAGTTTCACCGTATCCAGCAGCAACTAGAGTCAGAGAAGTTTCCTCCATTGTTCCCTAATGGCCCACCTCGAGCCTTCCACACTCTGACCCGGGAGGAGCAAGCAAAGCATGAGAAGAAACGCTTGGCAG ACTACTGTAAAAAGGCTTATAAGAAGATACATCTTACCAGGCTGGAGAAGAGAGTCACTACTGTCTGTCAGAGAGAAAATTCCTTCTACGTCGACACAGTCAGAGCTTTCAGAGACCGGCGTTATGAATTCAAAGGGCTGCACAAG GTATGGAAGAAGAAGCTGGCAGCAGCGCAGGACTGCGGAGATGCTGCTGAAGTGAAGCGCTGTAAGAACATGGAGATCCTCTATGACTCTCTTCAGCTGGCTCACAAATGTATCCTCAACTCCTTCTATGGCTACGTCATGAGGAAAGG GGCACGGTGGTACTCCATGGAGATGGCGGGAATTGTGTGTTATACTGGTGCCAACATTATCACTCAGGCCAGAGAGCTCATTGAGCAAATAGG GAGGCCTCTTGAGTTGGACACTGATGGTATCTGGTGTGTCCTCCCCAACACCTTTCCTGAGAACTTTGTGGTGAAGACAAGTAATGAGAAGAAACCCAAGGTGACCATATCCTATCCAGGGGCCATGCTGAACATCATGGTAAAGGAGGGCTTCACTAATGACCAGTACCAAGAACTGGTTGATCCTGCCTCCCTCACCTACGAAACCAGGTCAGAGAACAGCATCTTCTTTGAGGTGGATGGGCCCTACCTGGCCATGATCTTGCCAGCCTCTAAAGAAGAAGGGAAGAAACTGAAGAAAAG ATATGCTGTGTTTAATGAGGATGGCTCCTTGGCTGAGCTAAAGGGTTttgaggtgaagaggagaggagaactcCAACTCATTAAGATCTTTCAGTCCTCGGTGTTTGAGGCCTTCCTCAAAGGCACCACTCTGGAGGAAGTATATGCCTCTGTGGCCAAAGTGGCAGACTATTGGCTGGATGTGCTCTACAGCAAG GCTGCCAATATGCCAGATGCGGAGTTGTTTGAGCTGATCTCAGAGAACCGCTCTATGTCCAGGAAGCTGGAGGACTATGGAGAGCAGAAATCTACTTCTATCAGCACAGCCAAGAGACTAGCTGAGTTCCTGGGGGATCAGATGGTTAAAGATGCCGGTCTGAGCTGTCGCTATGTCATCTCCCGCAAACCAGAGGGATCCCCTGTCACAGAGAG GGCCATACCCCTGGCCATCTTCCAAGCTGAGCCCAGTGTAAAGAAGCATTTCCTTCGTAAGTGGCTGAAGATGCCCACCCTGAGTGACTTGGACATCCGCACT ATTCTTGACTGGAGCTACTACATTGAGAGGCTGGGAAGTGCAATCCAAAAAATCATTACCATTCCAGCAGCTTTGCAACAG GTAAAGAATCCAGTACCCAGAGTTAGGCACCCTGACTGGCTTCACAAGAAACTTCTGGAGAAGAATGACATCTACAAGCAGAAGAAGATCAGTGAGCTATTCATCAGTGAGGGCAAGAGACAG GTGGCCCACCAGACTCTTGAGCCAGGCGAAGCTGCAGATATGGAAGATTTTGGGATGCAGGCCAGGCCGCTGCAGCCAGCCATCTTAATCAGTACCAAGCGTAAACGGGTGTCCCAGGGCGAGGACAGCCAGGTGGAGTCCCAGGATTTGGAGCTCATACAATCTTGGAGGGAGATTCTGGGACCGCCACCACCAATGGGAGCAACACGA GAGGAGCGTCTAGTGTGGCTTCGCTATCATAAGAAAAAGTGGGAGCTGCAGCTGAAGcagaggaaggagaagaagaagaagaggaaattaTTGGATGGAGAGGCCCAGCCAGTTGGAGGAGGGGTGATCAGAGATGGCCCCACCTCAGGCCTGGGCAACTTCCTACGCAGAACAGCCCGCAGCATCCTGGACATGCCTTGGCAGATTGTACAG ATTGCTGAGACAGGTCACCCCGGTCTCTACAAGTTGTGGGCTGTGATTGGTAATGACCTCCACTGTATGAAGCTCAGCATCCCACGGGTCTTCTATGTCAATCAGAAAGTCCCTAAGCAGGAAGACGGAGCCATATACAAAAAG GTCAACCGAATGCTGCCTCGCTCCAACATGGTTTACTACTTGTATGAATATTCTGTATCAGAAGACATGTACCAGGAGCATATCAATGAGATCAACGCCGATCTCTCAGCCCCGGACATTGAGGGGGTCTACGAAACTCAG GTCCCCTTGCTGTTCCGTGCCCTGGTGCAGCTGGGCTGTATGTGCATGGTCAACAAGCAGGTGGTGCGGGATCTGGGTGGCAGGGAGGCAGACACTTTTGATCTGGAGCATCTGGAGATGAGATCTCTGGCCCAGTTCAGCTACCTGGAACCTG GGAGTGTTCGCCACATCTACCTGTACCACCACAGCCAGGGTCAAAAAGCTTTGTTTGGTCTATTTATCCCTTCACAACGCAAGGCCAGCGTCTTTGTCCTGGATACC GTCCGAAGCAACCAGATGCCAAACCTGAGTACCCTCTATGGAGCAGAGCGCACAGCCCTCCTGGAAAAGACTACTGAGGAGCTCCTACCTCCAGAGAAACACAACTTTGATGTGCGGGCCGAAAATGACATTAAACCAATCCACAGGGCTCTGCAACGTATACTGCTCAACTACAAG GGGGAGCGTCGTGGCCCCACCCTGATTGCAGTGCAGTCCAACTGGGAGTTGCGGCGGCTAGCGGCCGGGATGCCATTGCTGGAGGAATTCCCAGTGGTTCCAGTGCATGTGGTGGATGAGATCAGCTATAACGTGTTGGACTGGCAACGTCACGGCGCCCGACGTATGATACGTCACTACCTCAACCTGGACAGCTGCCTGTCCCAGGCCTTCGACATGGCCAG GTACTACCACTTGCCAGTAGGAAACTTGCCTCAGGATGTATCCATCTTTGGCTCAGACCTGTTCCTAGCCAGACACCTACGGAAGCACAACCACCTGCTGTGGTTATCCCCCACGGCCAGACCCGACCTAGGGGGTAAGGAAGCTGATGACAGTCGCCTGGTGATGGAGGGCGACGAGAGGGCCTCCATGGAGATCAATTCACAAGGGTGTTACTCTACAG TGTGTGTGGAGCTTGACCTGCAGAGCCTGGCAGTGAACACCATCCTGCAGTCGCAGCATGTAAACGATATGGAGGGAGGGGCCAGTCTGGGTGTCAGCTTTGATGTGATCCAGCAGGCCTCACTGGAGGACATGATGTCAGGGAACCAAGGTGCCAGTGCGTTGGCCAGCTATGATGAGACAGCTCTCTGCTCAAACACTTTTAG GATCCTGAAGAGCATGGTAGTGGGCTGGGTCAGGGAGATTACACAGTTCCACAATGTGTATGCAGACAATCAGGTGATGCACTTCTATCGCTGGCTGCGCTcccccagctctcttctctatgaCCCAGCTCTGCATCGCACCCTACACAACATGATGAAAAAGGTCTTCTTACA GCTGGTTGCAGAGTTTAAGCGTCTTGGCTCCACTGTGGTGTATGGGAACTTCAACAGGATCATCCTGTGTACTAAAAAACGGAGGATAGTTGACGCGATCGGCTATGTGGAATACATCACCAACAG CATACATTCCCGGGAAATCTTCCATTCCCTGTCCATCTCCTTTTCCCGATGCTGGGAGTTTCTGctgtggatggacccatccaacTATGGAGGAGTGAAGGGCAAACTGCCTTCCAGCCTCCTGTATGGAGAG GATAGAACCAGTCAGAACATAAAGAAACGCAATAATGATGAGGAAGAAGGCAGTGATgatgaggaagaagaacaagCTGCTGGTGAGGAAGATGATGGGGATAGAGAGATTGATGAGGTGGAGGAGCTGATTGAGAGCAACTGGAACATCATGCAGTATCTGCCGCAAACTGCCTCCTGTCAGAAATACTTCCTGATGATCGTCTCAG CCTACATTGCAGCCATCTATCACAGCATGAAGGAGGAGCTGAGACGCAATGCCCCTGGGGCAACACCAGTCAAAAGGCGGGGTGGAAGCCAGGCTTCCCAGCAGGCAGCAGAAGATTTGAGTACTCTCCCTG GTATGATCTCCTTCTCCCAGGAATATGTGTCAAATGAGCTGACTCAAAACATTTTCACCATCACTCAAAAAATCCAGAAGAAGGTAACAGGTACCAGAAGTGTGAGTCAGCAGTCTGACATGTTCCCTGCCCTACCTGGGTCCCACCTGCCACTTAACAACCCAGCCCTGGAGTTCATCAAATATGTGTGCCAG GTGCTTTCACTGGATACCAACATTTTGAACCAGGTGAACAAACTGAAGAGGGacctgctgcgtctggtggatGTCGGAGAGTTCTCTGACGAAGCCCAGTTCTGTGACCCCTGTAACTCCTACATCCTGCCAGAGGTCATCTGCCACCACTGCAACTTCTGTCGTGACCTTGACCTCTGCAAGGACCCAACAATGGCACAG GATGGGTCAGTCCTTCCCCAATGGTTCTGCTCCAATTGCCAGGCCCAGTATGAGACTGAGTCTATTGAGATGGCTCTGGTGGATGCCTTGCAAAAGAAACTGATGAGCTTCACTCTACAGGACCTG